A genomic stretch from Bradyrhizobium sp. 195 includes:
- a CDS encoding META domain-containing protein: protein MVSLKRLVCAAVAMLAMSTLARAEDGFPFGTEMTLEALPQPGSKRIPNIEIGDHGEVVLELWCKGGKGQFSVAGNTVIFVPGHIQDRSCPPARAQADDELVAALGSVETWKRQGDVLTLIGPKSLRFRTTGN from the coding sequence ATGGTTTCGCTCAAGCGGTTGGTGTGTGCGGCGGTTGCAATGCTCGCGATGTCCACGCTCGCGCGTGCCGAGGACGGTTTTCCGTTCGGCACCGAGATGACGCTGGAAGCACTGCCGCAGCCCGGCTCCAAGCGGATTCCGAACATCGAGATCGGCGACCATGGCGAGGTCGTGCTCGAGCTCTGGTGCAAGGGCGGCAAGGGCCAGTTCTCCGTCGCCGGCAACACCGTGATCTTCGTTCCCGGTCACATCCAGGATCGTTCCTGTCCGCCGGCGAGGGCGCAGGCCGACGACGAGCTCGTGGCCGCGCTCGGCAGCGTCGAGACCTGGAAGCGCCAGGGCGACGTGCTGACGCTGATCGGCCCGAAGTCGCTGCGCTTTCGCACGACGGGGAATTGA
- a CDS encoding L-lactate permease — MWNQVYDPLHSPVLSTIAAAVPVVTLLVLIASGRVQAHIAAIIAVIVANLITIFVFTMPANMSIRASVLGIVTGFFPIGWIVLNVIFLYQVTVSTGRFELLKRAVGGVTEDRRLQLLLIAFSFGAFFEGASGFGTPVAITGAVLIGLGFSPLAASGLSLIANTAPVAYGALGTPIQGLASVTGLDPYILGAMVGRQLPFFSLIVPFWVVWAFAGWKGMKDVWPAILVTGVSFAVPQFVISNFINPWIVDIGASLISMGALILFLKVWQPRQLWLSPALRGNDESAATMAAAKPLDKTPLTQSEMFSALLPWIIVCIVMLIWGNGAFKSWANSIFVWNYPVPELHQMINKMPPVAPAPTKESAVFGFTYLSFTGTGMLIAAIISGFLMGVGPGKLMTEYGRTIRLCAISLITISAMLAIGTLTRLSGVDATLGLAFAATGVLYPFFGTLLGWLGVALTGSDTASNVLFGNLQKITSEQLGLSPVLMAAANSSGGVMGKMIDAQSIVVASTATNWYGHEGTILRFVFWHSIVLACLVGVLVTLQAYVWPFTALVLK, encoded by the coding sequence ATGTGGAATCAAGTCTATGATCCGCTGCACAGCCCGGTGCTGTCGACGATTGCGGCGGCAGTGCCGGTCGTCACGCTGCTGGTCCTGATCGCGAGCGGCCGCGTCCAGGCGCATATCGCGGCGATCATCGCCGTGATCGTCGCCAATCTGATCACGATCTTCGTCTTCACGATGCCGGCGAACATGTCGATCCGCGCCTCGGTGCTGGGCATCGTGACCGGCTTCTTTCCGATCGGCTGGATCGTCCTCAACGTCATCTTCCTCTATCAGGTGACGGTGAGCACGGGACGCTTCGAATTGCTCAAGCGCGCCGTCGGCGGCGTCACCGAGGACCGGCGGCTGCAATTGCTGCTGATCGCGTTCTCCTTCGGCGCGTTCTTCGAGGGCGCCTCGGGCTTCGGCACGCCGGTCGCCATCACCGGCGCCGTGCTGATCGGCCTCGGCTTCTCGCCGCTCGCAGCCTCCGGCCTGTCGCTGATCGCCAACACGGCGCCGGTCGCCTATGGTGCGCTGGGCACGCCGATCCAGGGCCTGGCTTCGGTCACCGGGCTCGATCCCTACATCCTCGGTGCGATGGTCGGCCGGCAATTGCCGTTCTTCTCGCTGATCGTGCCGTTCTGGGTGGTGTGGGCGTTCGCGGGCTGGAAGGGCATGAAGGATGTCTGGCCGGCGATCCTCGTCACCGGCGTGTCGTTTGCGGTCCCGCAATTCGTGATCTCCAACTTCATCAATCCCTGGATCGTCGACATCGGTGCGTCGCTGATCTCGATGGGCGCGCTGATCCTGTTCCTGAAGGTCTGGCAGCCCAGGCAGCTCTGGCTGTCGCCGGCGCTGCGCGGCAATGACGAATCGGCCGCCACCATGGCCGCGGCAAAACCACTCGACAAGACGCCGCTGACGCAGAGCGAGATGTTCAGCGCGCTGCTGCCGTGGATCATCGTCTGCATCGTGATGCTGATCTGGGGCAACGGCGCCTTCAAGTCCTGGGCGAATTCGATCTTCGTCTGGAACTATCCGGTGCCGGAGCTGCACCAGATGATCAACAAGATGCCGCCGGTCGCGCCAGCGCCGACCAAAGAGAGCGCGGTGTTCGGCTTCACCTATCTGTCGTTCACCGGCACGGGCATGCTGATCGCGGCCATCATCTCAGGCTTCCTGATGGGCGTCGGTCCCGGCAAGCTCATGACCGAGTACGGCCGCACCATCCGGCTGTGCGCGATCTCGCTGATCACGATCTCGGCGATGCTGGCGATCGGCACCCTGACGCGACTCTCCGGCGTCGACGCGACGCTCGGCCTCGCCTTCGCCGCAACCGGCGTGCTCTATCCCTTCTTCGGGACGCTGCTGGGCTGGCTGGGCGTGGCGCTGACGGGATCGGACACCGCCTCGAACGTGCTGTTCGGCAATCTGCAGAAGATCACATCCGAGCAACTCGGCTTGTCGCCGGTCCTGATGGCTGCGGCAAACTCGTCCGGCGGCGTGATGGGCAAGATGATCGACGCGCAGTCGATCGTGGTCGCCTCCACGGCCACCAACTGGTACGGCCACGAGGGCACGATCCTGCGCTTCGTGTTCTGGCATTCGATCGTGCTGGCCTGCCTCGTCGGTGTGCTCGTGACGTTGCAGGCCTATGTCTGGCCGTTCACGGCGCTGGTCCTGAAATAG